CAGCTTCCTTTTGGCTGTATTGTTCAACCTTACCCGTTAGGATTACTACGCCATCCTCTACTGCAACCGCAATAGGGATATCGTCCACCTCAGGCTGGAAGTAAAGCGACCGCTCCACATCCAATTGAATGGTTTCATCTGTTTTCATATTTATCATGATTATTTAGTTGTTGTAGCCCTTGCGCGGCCCCATTGCCCGAAGCAAATATCCAATAGATGAATCCGCTGATTACGGCTGCAAAAAAGCACCAGGCCGATACGAAATCACGATCGTACAGTACTTTTGCTGCAAGGTACGACAGTGTTAGAGCTACAGCCAGACGATACATACCCCTGATGCCGGAAACCCAGAACGGGGCAAGGATGGCAAACAGGTAAGGCAGGCTTGCCATGATATGGTAAGGAGAATGCTGGTGCTGCATGTACCGGATATGGCAATCCGCAACGGTTACTCCCACGCTATAAGTAAACAGGTAAAAAGCCAGATAAAGGGAGGTAAAAATGCCGATGATAAGAAGCATGCGGAGAATATTCCTGCGCACCCTGTCCCGTTCCGGCAGCAGCAGTGCTAAGGGGATCAATACCGGCCAGACCGATTCAGCCACAAAAAGGTAAAAATAAGCAAGGTCTGTCCTTAAGCGGTAAAGCGAAAGGTTTCCCATCGAGACCCATATAAGGCCCTCGGCGAATTGCTGGATTGCGAAAATTAGGGGTATGCAGGCAAAAAGCAGTTCAATCCGCTGCCTTGCCTTTCCTATGGAAGCTGCGCCCAGGGCTGCCAGTAAGACTGCCAACGTAAAGCTTGCAGAAGATGAGATGCACATGGCGGTATGTTTTTAGTTAAGGTAAAGTATCATTTCCCAGCACTGCAATGGTGCTGGCGAGAGCCTGCAACGCCTCGCGGTAGTCCTTTATAAAGGCCGGATTATCGTGCTCGGTGCGCTCAAGGTGTTGTACCGCGTCCCTGTAGGCATCACTATGCCCTTTCAGCCTTCCCCTTAGTTTATCCAGTTGGTACTGCGCCTTGATAAACTGCCTGCGCCGCGCCGCCATATGCCTTCGCCTGCCCGGGTCGGCCGTTTGGATATCCACCAGTGTAAGCAGTGAATCAAGCCGGCACAAAGTGCTGTCCGCTTCGCGCTCAAAATCCCTGTACTGGGAAGATATTTTGATTGCCGGCACAGTATCCCTGATAGCGGATGTCCTGATTTGGGTATCTCCTGCACCATTACAGCCGGGCAGCACCATAACGGCCAGGACAAGGCCTGTCAGGCGCAGGAGTCGTAGTTTAAGCCTCAACATAGGTAAGGCTGTTCAAGGTTCACGACAAGGTTATTGATAACCTTTGTCACCCCAGGGGTCTTGTAGGCGAGCTTTTCCGCTTCTTCCTTTTGGTAGAGCGAGCATACCGTACCCTTAAGCTCCACAGCCGTGCCATGCACTTCTACTTCTATTTCATCGGCATCAATCGACCAGTGCCTGCGCATGGCCCGGACCACCTGGTCGCTATCCACCTTTTCAGCCAGCTCCTTCCCCAGCCTGATCTCATTGGTCACGCCCCTTACGCCCGGCAGGTCTTTTACCAGGTGGCAGGCATGCTCACGCTGGTAGTTCCAATGAAGGGTTCCCTCCAGTGTCAGCCAACCATCCTCAACTGTTACCGTGAGGGCATCCTGGGGAATGATAAGGCTCCCTTGAAGCATCCTTACAGCATCTCTGGCAATATCGATATCATCGGCAAAATCGCGTTTGCCAATGTGTACCGACACTTCGTCCACCACCGCCCTTACCCCTGCAACAGACTTTGCGGCATGTTCCGCCTCTGTTTTCTTAGCAAGGGAGTCTACAATGCCGCTTAACGTTACGATCCCGTCGCTAACGCTTACTCCGATTTCCGCAGCATGGAGCAACGGCTCGTAACCCAGCGCCAGCTGCACATCGTATTGCAATTCTTCATTTGTTTTCATAGTGAAAGGTTTAAAGGAACCCTAAAGCCCCCGTTACACATCAGGCATAGAGGTAGTCGTATTCCACCACAAGCTGGTTGTCTACAAACCATACTCCGGGCGTCTTATAGGCAATGCGCTCGGCCTCATCTTTCTGGAAAAGCGAAGACACTATGCCGCTCAGGCTGATGGTAGTGCCATGGGCGCGCACATGGATCTTGTCAGAATCGATCGCCCAGTTGCGGCGAAGGGCATCCTCTACTTTTTTCTGCTCGATCTGGTCCTCGACCTCAGACTTTATCATTAGCTTGTTGGTCACCCCCCTGACACCGGCCAGGTAACGAACAGCGTTCCTGGCGGCCTGCCTCTGGAAGTCCCAGTGCAGGGTGCCCTCTAAGGT
Above is a genomic segment from Flavobacterium album containing:
- a CDS encoding DUF6629 family protein, with protein sequence MCISSSASFTLAVLLAALGAASIGKARQRIELLFACIPLIFAIQQFAEGLIWVSMGNLSLYRLRTDLAYFYLFVAESVWPVLIPLALLLPERDRVRRNILRMLLIIGIFTSLYLAFYLFTYSVGVTVADCHIRYMQHQHSPYHIMASLPYLFAILAPFWVSGIRGMYRLAVALTLSYLAAKVLYDRDFVSAWCFFAAVISGFIYWIFASGNGAAQGLQQLNNHDKYENR
- a CDS encoding BON domain-containing protein, with product MKTNEELQYDVQLALGYEPLLHAAEIGVSVSDGIVTLSGIVDSLAKKTEAEHAAKSVAGVRAVVDEVSVHIGKRDFADDIDIARDAVRMLQGSLIIPQDALTVTVEDGWLTLEGTLHWNYQREHACHLVKDLPGVRGVTNEIRLGKELAEKVDSDQVVRAMRRHWSIDADEIEVEVHGTAVELKGTVCSLYQKEEAEKLAYKTPGVTKVINNLVVNLEQPYLC
- a CDS encoding BON domain-containing protein, whose product is MKSNEKLQKDVQDAIKWEPLLHAAEIGVIVHDGIVTLTGTVDSYAKKTEAEQAAKSVAGVKAVVDDIEVRFANGFVISDTDIAESVVLALKGNWSVPDSKIKTTVDNGWVTLEGTLHWDFQRQAARNAVRYLAGVRGVTNKLMIKSEVEDQIEQKKVEDALRRNWAIDSDKIHVRAHGTTISLSGIVSSLFQKDEAERIAYKTPGVWFVDNQLVVEYDYLYA